The DNA region attaataatatatCAATATCAACATTTTCAATACAGTTTATTGCACTTGTGCTTTGACTTTAAAAAGAGTGCACTCCCAAGACTCAAACTTTAACCATCAGGCGAACCCCAAATTTACAAGCATCTTTATATATTCAGTGTTCCTCTCCTTCAAAAGAGAAAAACCttctctctctatctctctcttcTCACTCCAATAGTTCAATAGAAAAGAGTAACCAATAAACCTATCTCTGTAATCGTGTGAGTTATTGTTCTTGTTCTTGTCTTTGTTAAATGGGGATGGAGCAGAACAACATGATCGCACCGTTCATTATGAAGACATACCACATGGTTAACGAACCAAACACCGATAACCTTATCAAGTGGGGTCCATCTAACAACAGTTTCATCGTCCTCGACCCCCTCGAATTCTCTCACTCCCTTCTCCCTCTTTTCTTCAAACACAACAACTTCTCTAGTTTCGTTCGTCAACTCAACACCTACGTAAGTAACAATCTTCAAAAACTAAAACAAACCCACTTCCCAAAATCACTTTTTTATTAATGGGTTTTCTTTATTTCTCGATTTTAAGTTTATGATATTTCTTGTTTTTTGTTTTGGTTTTGCTTAGGGTTTCAGAAAAGTTGACCCGGATCGTTGGGAATTTGCGAATGAGTGGTTTCTAAGAGGACAAAAGCACTTATTGAAGAACATAGTTAGGAAAAAGCACGTTGGTGGAGTTGGAAATGGaaggaataataataataataataattgttaTTTTAATGAGGTGAAGTTTGAGgattttgaagaagatgaagCTATGGTAACAGAAATAATGAAGCTAAAAGAAGAACAAAGAAATTTAGATCAAGAGCTTCAAGGGATGAACAAAAGATTAGAAACGACAGAGAAACGACCACAACAAATGATGGCTTTTCTTTGCAATGTCGTTGAAGATCCTCAAATCCTGTCTAGAATACTCAACCAGAGAGAGAAGCAGATAGTTCTTGATAAGAAAAAAAGACGGATGATATCTCCGGTGATGACGGTGCCGGTGGCGGATACCTCGACTTCCTCAGACTCATCCGGCATGGCGGTGGGGAATTCTATGAAGACAGAGTTTGAGGAAGACGAGGTAACTGTTGCTAATAATATGATGTCTTCTTCGCCGGAGACAGGTTTTGAAATTGATTATTTCCACCGTGCGCCGCCGCGGGAGGTGACGCCGGTAGGAGGTTGGTGGGGACAGACGGAGATTGGACAAATGGGGTATGGGTATGATTGCAAAGTTTCTCCGACGACGTTGACGGCAGTGACTCCGGCTGCACCGTTTATGAGGGGTGAGAATAGTGGCGATGGTAAAATGGGGGGTGTGGAAGTTTTCAGTGAAATGGCGGCAGAGAATAGTTCGTTGCCACCTTATCCTTTTTCTTTGTTGGATGGTAGCTTTTAGATTATGGATTTATCTTTTTTTTGTATTATTACAAATctccttttattttattttttaaaatttatgtTCCTTTTCTTTGTTATACAATACTCTTTGTTCTctctttttattattattctcAATTGTTTGTAAAGAGAAAAACAATAAGTCAAAATGAGATACGGAAAGAAGAAATCATTAGAAGTATTTTTTTAGTTGATTTATTTGAGTTTAATAGCTTGTTTTGATGTATATTTGTGTTATAAATTACAAATAAATTATTTATCTAAACATGTCTTTGATAAGTATCTTGCAATGATACAATCATGTGTTTTCGACTATTTAAGAAAGATGAAACAATCTTGTTTTAAATgtataaataaaaattaaatatgtTTTTTCTTATTTATCTTATTAAAATTAGATGACTCGTATTGTATAACTAACTCAATTAGTTACTTTCTAGATTTAAAAACTTTGTATAAGATATTTATTTGGTGTGCAAGTAATTGTTATAAATAACTGTATATGTTTCAATAATATTActataatttttatttatttttatttatataatcTTATTGAAAATCTTATTCTTTTCTCTCAATCTCTTCTCTCTCAAATTGTTTTTCTCAATAAATTGATTATAGAGCAACAACAATCCTAAATATTCAAGTGGTTACAAGTTAATTCGATCACGATAGATCATAGAAACTTTAGAACATATGTATCAATTCTTTAtataaataattgaaataaatGGGTGGCTTAGATGGAGGATTTTTTAGTGCACAAAGTGTTTGTGAGATTGTGGAAACAGTTTTGGAAACTTTGCATGAAGATGTAAGCGGAGCACAAAGAAAATCATTCAAAAAAGATAAGAAACGAGATTGCAATGTCTTATTTCTAATCCATTTAAGTGTGGACTCAAAGGTCTTTGAAAAGATCTCTATTGAAACTAGTTTAAAGGCCGCATGGGATAAATTGAAAATGTactttggtgatggtgccaaagtAAAAAAAGGTAAAGTTGTAATCATGGAGCACTATAAAAAATTGTAATTAGTCACATAATTTTCATGTCACAACCATTAATTAATAACATGGAAAATCACACGGCAGTAGCACTTGTGATAACTTTTTTACCACGTGAAAATCACGTCGCAAATTTGTCACGTGATATTCACGCCACTAATATGTACATAGGGATAGGTGCAAaaaccaccaccaccaccaccatttCTTAAAACCTTCACCACCACCATCTCTTTTCAATCATTCAAACCACTATTTTATATTCAAACACCAATCATCAACACCAAAACATAAcaaagaaattaaaagaagaaaaatgtagATCTTCATtattttctctcaatttctcaaGAAACAAAAACTCTCATATAACTTTCTCTAGCACCATCATTGCCATCTTTGTTGCAACAGCAACATAAGAAACCTGACAAAGTAAACAACAACAATGCCAAAATAGAATAAGAAGGAGAACAACAAAAACGAAAAAGGAAGTGATGATGAGAAGAAAACGAATATGACCCACCACCCTCGCCATTACAAAACCGTACCACTTCTCAAAAATTCACTAAACCACCTCCTCCTCCGACTACCGTAAAGCTTCCAAACGCGAACGTGGACTCGTCGAAAATGCGCAAATCTGCTCTTCCAACCTGCGCGTTTGCTGATTTTTCCGATTTGAATGAAACAtaaatgttgttgttgttctttGAAAAAACGCCTTTGttttgagtgagtgagtgagagaaGAGAGAAAGAAGGTGAGCGAGAGAGAAGATAGAAACATTTTTGGTTTGTTTGCTGAGAAAtttgagagagagagggagagagagcGCAAATAGCTAATTTGTGAGAAAGAAggtgatttttttttaattttaaatgaTTAGCGGCGTGAAAATCATGTGGAGAAACGTCCTTGTTTTAGAAATGTGGTTTTCACGTGTCAATaccttttttttaattttaaatgtTTAGCGATGTGAAAATCATGTGGCAACGCTTTTTTTTTTGCGACATGGTTTTCACGTGGCAATATCACATCACTAGAGACCATTTTTCTTGTAGTGGAGAAGTCAACTTGAGCTAATGATGAAAAAATAAGTGATTGCATGTCAAAATTATTAACTCTTACAAACTAAATGAAACAGTTTGGTGAAACCCTTACTGAGTTAAAGATTATTGAGAAAATCTTGAGAACCTTGTCTTCTTTCTGATCACATAGTGGTGACCATGAATTAGATAAATGATTTGGATAACATGAAGATGAAGGACTTGTATAACACCCTTGAACATCGTGAAATGAAGGTAGTTGAAAGGTAAACTGATAAGCAAGATAAACAAGCACTATTTGCAAAATTCAAGAAACATGAAGCAAACAgagaaaaatggaagaaaaacatatgaagtaatcaatataaaaaagaaaaaaatacaaatgaaaatGTGAATTATCAAGCTGAAAAGGGGGAGGGTTTTATACAAACAATAGCAAGAAAAATTACTTTGATAAATGAAATGTGCAGTGCTACAAATGTGAGAAGTCTGGACGTTATGTAGTTGAATGTTGACTATGTAAAGGAAATAATTCTAAGAAGGGTGAAGAAGAAGGCAAGATAGCTCAATAAAACTATGGATCAAACTCAGATCTAGTTATGCTTATGGCTTTAATTGATGTTGAGGTCTCCAATTCTCAAATTTGGTATCTTGATACTAGTTGTAGCAATCACATGAATGGAAACATGGAGTGAATAATTCATTTTGATGCAAGCAATAAGACTAACATGAAATTAGTTGATAGCACATGGGACATGTGGCTATACAAAGCAAAGATGAAAAAAAAGCAATTATCATGAATGTGGTGTTTATTCCTAACATGCAATCTAACCTCATGAGTGTGTGGTTTTAATTGGAGCATAAAGACTATTCATTGATCATGGAGAATGACTATTTGAAGTTGGTTGATTACAAGAAGATGTTAAATTTAAAATCTTGTTAGTCAAGAAACATGAATTTCAAGACATGTATTCAAACTTTAGATGTGAAGTGCTTTGTTGCAATAACACATTAACAAGAAGTCGAGTTATGAAACAAGAAGTATGATCACTTAAACTACAAAAGTTGAGTCAATTGAATTCCAAAGGAATTTTGACAAGAGTTCCTAATATGAAAATTCCTGGAAGTTCATGTAATGT from Lathyrus oleraceus cultivar Zhongwan6 chromosome 1, CAAS_Psat_ZW6_1.0, whole genome shotgun sequence includes:
- the LOC127116548 gene encoding heat stress transcription factor C-1 codes for the protein MGMEQNNMIAPFIMKTYHMVNEPNTDNLIKWGPSNNSFIVLDPLEFSHSLLPLFFKHNNFSSFVRQLNTYGFRKVDPDRWEFANEWFLRGQKHLLKNIVRKKHVGGVGNGRNNNNNNNCYFNEVKFEDFEEDEAMVTEIMKLKEEQRNLDQELQGMNKRLETTEKRPQQMMAFLCNVVEDPQILSRILNQREKQIVLDKKKRRMISPVMTVPVADTSTSSDSSGMAVGNSMKTEFEEDEVTVANNMMSSSPETGFEIDYFHRAPPREVTPVGGWWGQTEIGQMGYGYDCKVSPTTLTAVTPAAPFMRGENSGDGKMGGVEVFSEMAAENSSLPPYPFSLLDGSF